The proteins below are encoded in one region of Arthrobacter sp. CJ23:
- a CDS encoding VOC family protein, with protein sequence MADPVGDIIGDYRAFAAQQRDRLLARGIDIAPYELSHLAVRVPEWDQYVHLRTLLERHAIANVENVWNGRPMSMILLAEPLRVLDGQAIPLIELIPPVHQRVYKMGMEHVGVVVGEEVDAFSRRHRAALTGQQFQNQWNEPYYVLFEDFTHVKFHRRPLRAVIELQGGTFDGVHHVDGWVPQRLVTATGPNPLPR encoded by the coding sequence ATGGCCGATCCGGTCGGCGACATCATCGGAGACTATCGGGCGTTCGCCGCGCAGCAGCGCGACCGCCTGCTCGCCCGAGGCATCGACATCGCGCCCTACGAGCTGAGCCATCTCGCCGTCCGCGTGCCGGAGTGGGACCAGTATGTCCACCTGCGGACGCTGCTCGAACGCCACGCCATCGCCAATGTGGAGAACGTCTGGAACGGGCGGCCGATGTCCATGATCCTCCTCGCTGAGCCGCTCCGCGTCCTCGACGGCCAGGCGATCCCGCTCATCGAGCTCATCCCGCCCGTCCACCAGCGCGTCTACAAGATGGGCATGGAGCACGTCGGCGTGGTCGTCGGCGAGGAGGTCGACGCGTTCTCCCGCCGGCATCGGGCGGCGCTGACCGGCCAGCAGTTCCAGAACCAGTGGAACGAGCCGTATTACGTCCTGTTCGAGGACTTCACTCACGTGAAGTTCCACCGCCGTCCGCTGCGCGCGGTGATCGAGCTGCAGGGCGGGACGTTCGACGGCGTCCACCATGTCGACGGCTGGGTCCCGCAGCGTCTGGTCACCGCGACTGGCCCGAACCCACTGCCGCGCTGA
- a CDS encoding IclR family transcriptional regulator, which produces MIRNEDSSRVEAVHRALVLLKLMAEKGSLSVTEAAKELDVNPSTAQRLLATLVGDGFARQGNQKRYSPGPEFLRPGMMQPIPPLRLRVRPYLERLSERVGETVHLATLVGTEIHHLDGIEATTHALRFGLRTGVVLPAHVTSAGKAMLADLTPQEVDARYKIASAGSGRRDMKIDPARIHADLEKTRRAGVGANYEESEGGVAALAVSLGVIDGEHAALSVALPIARFTREDARRLASCLVQTAKEFKEHETSAAIS; this is translated from the coding sequence GTGATACGCAATGAAGACTCTTCCCGTGTGGAGGCCGTACATCGGGCCTTGGTCCTGTTAAAGCTGATGGCCGAGAAAGGCTCCCTCAGCGTCACCGAGGCCGCAAAGGAACTTGACGTCAACCCGTCCACGGCGCAACGCCTGCTCGCCACCCTGGTGGGAGACGGCTTCGCGCGGCAGGGAAATCAAAAACGCTACTCCCCCGGCCCGGAGTTCCTGCGGCCTGGCATGATGCAACCGATTCCGCCCCTGCGCCTCCGCGTTCGGCCATACCTGGAGCGCCTCTCTGAACGAGTAGGCGAGACAGTCCATCTGGCGACGCTCGTCGGCACCGAGATTCACCATCTCGATGGCATCGAGGCCACCACCCATGCCTTGCGCTTCGGCCTAAGGACAGGCGTCGTACTTCCAGCCCACGTCACCTCGGCGGGCAAGGCAATGCTCGCCGATCTGACTCCGCAAGAGGTTGATGCCCGATACAAGATCGCGTCAGCGGGCTCCGGGCGACGCGACATGAAAATCGATCCCGCCCGAATCCATGCGGATCTGGAAAAAACCCGCAGGGCGGGCGTGGGCGCAAACTACGAGGAAAGCGAAGGCGGGGTCGCCGCCCTCGCTGTCTCCCTGGGAGTGATTGATGGCGAACATGCGGCACTCAGCGTTGCCCTGCCCATAGCTCGGTTCACCCGGGAAGACGCAAGACGCCTTGCCAGCTGCCTTGTGCAGACCGCCAAGGAGTTCAAGGAGCACGAAACCTCTGCTGCGATTTCATGA
- a CDS encoding MFS transporter, whose protein sequence is MSQPTPVPSVKRPLRTRTPAPPQARRAVVSGTFGSALEWFDFAIYGAMSATVFPAVFFNKLDPAIGLLASFAAFGVGFFARPLGGIVFGYLGDRFGRRKILLTTFVLMGAASMIIGLLPPYSAIGFIAPLALVLMRFIQGIALGGEATGAQLMTMEHAPADRRSFYGALMAMGSPISQVLANLMLAVLSGVLSGEAFLAWGWRVPFLLSIFLVAVGIYIRLKVEETPVFREGVKELATEQSNPAIVMKTQGATILRLILAFAPIVITFYIVSVFGISYLTSHGFTQSETFTIIMISNFLSVIAIWWGGRMSDVYGRRKILMIGSAGTLLAAFIFFPVANLGSFPLALAVVAFALVSAQFGNAGQGALFAEAFPTHMRYTGSALALTGSNLIFAAPAPFLASWLMTISDGNTVSITIFWVVIIVAALINMLLMGDGKTLEGKSHRFGRYVPAAETGDSDFQVSTNAMMK, encoded by the coding sequence ATGAGTCAGCCCACCCCCGTCCCGTCCGTGAAGCGCCCGCTGCGAACCCGCACGCCGGCCCCACCCCAGGCCAGGCGCGCCGTCGTTAGCGGAACCTTCGGCTCCGCACTCGAATGGTTCGACTTCGCCATCTACGGAGCGATGTCAGCAACCGTCTTTCCCGCCGTGTTCTTCAACAAGTTGGACCCCGCAATCGGTTTGCTGGCCTCATTCGCTGCCTTCGGCGTCGGCTTCTTCGCCCGTCCGCTGGGAGGCATCGTCTTCGGCTATCTGGGAGACCGGTTCGGCCGCCGAAAGATCCTGTTGACCACTTTCGTCCTCATGGGCGCGGCGTCAATGATCATCGGACTGCTGCCGCCCTACTCCGCAATCGGGTTCATCGCGCCGCTGGCGCTGGTCCTCATGCGTTTCATCCAGGGCATTGCCCTGGGCGGTGAGGCCACCGGAGCCCAACTCATGACGATGGAGCATGCTCCGGCAGACCGGCGGTCGTTTTACGGGGCCCTCATGGCAATGGGATCGCCCATCAGCCAGGTGCTGGCCAATCTCATGCTGGCAGTCCTCTCCGGAGTGCTGAGCGGGGAGGCATTCCTTGCCTGGGGCTGGCGGGTGCCGTTCCTGCTGAGTATCTTCCTTGTGGCAGTGGGCATCTATATCCGTCTTAAGGTTGAAGAGACTCCGGTGTTCAGGGAGGGCGTTAAGGAGCTTGCGACCGAGCAGAGCAATCCGGCGATTGTGATGAAGACGCAAGGCGCGACCATTCTGCGGCTGATCCTGGCTTTCGCCCCGATCGTCATCACGTTCTACATCGTTTCCGTCTTCGGCATCAGCTACCTGACCAGCCACGGATTCACCCAAAGCGAGACGTTCACCATCATCATGATCTCCAATTTCCTGTCCGTGATCGCGATCTGGTGGGGCGGCCGGATGTCCGACGTCTACGGTCGTCGCAAGATTCTCATGATCGGCTCGGCCGGAACCCTGCTTGCGGCCTTCATCTTCTTCCCGGTCGCAAATCTGGGCAGCTTCCCGCTGGCACTTGCCGTGGTCGCCTTCGCCCTCGTCTCGGCACAGTTCGGCAACGCCGGTCAGGGGGCCCTCTTCGCCGAGGCCTTCCCCACCCACATGCGGTACACGGGATCTGCATTGGCACTCACGGGGTCGAACCTGATCTTCGCGGCCCCTGCCCCTTTCCTCGCCTCATGGCTGATGACCATCAGCGACGGCAACACCGTCTCGATCACCATCTTCTGGGTCGTCATCATTGTCGCCGCGTTGATCAACATGCTCCTGATGGGTGACGGCAAGACCCTTGAAGGGAAGTCGCATCGGTTCGGACGCTACGTACCGGCCGCCGAAACCGGTGATTCGGACTTTCAGGTCTCGACCAACGCCATGATGAAGTAA
- a CDS encoding NIPSNAP family protein, translating to MIVEQRTYILHTGASLKEYLEAYEQIGLPAQKPILGGFLGYFVTEFGRQNELNHFWAYTDLEDRRTRRADLAKNTRWQECLAIIRPMIMTMENKIMYPTSFSPIRSLPVTVDDANTAFTRN from the coding sequence ATGATCGTCGAGCAGCGCACCTACATCCTGCACACCGGGGCCAGTCTCAAGGAGTACCTCGAGGCGTACGAACAGATCGGGCTGCCCGCGCAAAAGCCAATCCTCGGGGGCTTCCTCGGATACTTCGTGACGGAGTTCGGCCGCCAAAACGAGCTGAACCACTTTTGGGCCTACACGGACCTCGAGGACCGGCGAACACGCCGGGCCGATCTGGCTAAGAACACTCGGTGGCAGGAATGCCTGGCCATCATCCGCCCCATGATCATGACCATGGAGAACAAAATCATGTATCCCACCTCTTTCTCACCCATTCGTTCCCTGCCCGTTACTGTCGATGACGCCAACACTGCCTTCACCAGGAACTGA
- a CDS encoding SDR family NAD(P)-dependent oxidoreductase codes for MEITLPESTDRAVPEINTVTRTAIVTGGAGGMGRTISRRLAAEGYAVVVADINQDAADQAAAGLPEIDGADHRGFGGDLTDSAVNRELAVLAAEIAPIGVLVNAVGISPKRNGRKIPFFELSDEEWNQVMAVNVSAPFFLIREAFRYMPTDGSASIVNLLSITAKLGTGGPADAGFGPFLPSTAAYGASKAALQNLTASLSHELAGRRIRVNGIAPGFVQTPMMGEVPVDERLLGQVPMKRFARPEEIADAVAFLISEQASYITGISLDINGGWLTC; via the coding sequence ATGGAAATCACGCTCCCCGAATCCACCGACCGGGCAGTCCCGGAAATCAACACGGTCACCCGGACAGCCATTGTGACCGGCGGGGCCGGCGGCATGGGCAGGACGATCAGCCGACGCCTCGCAGCCGAGGGCTATGCCGTTGTTGTGGCCGACATTAACCAGGACGCTGCCGATCAGGCCGCGGCCGGCCTTCCGGAGATCGACGGCGCGGATCACCGCGGTTTCGGCGGCGACCTCACTGACAGCGCGGTCAACCGTGAGCTGGCCGTGCTCGCTGCCGAGATTGCTCCCATCGGTGTCCTGGTCAACGCCGTCGGCATTTCCCCGAAGCGCAACGGCCGGAAGATCCCGTTCTTCGAGCTCAGCGATGAGGAATGGAACCAGGTGATGGCGGTCAACGTCAGCGCCCCCTTCTTCCTCATCCGGGAGGCATTCCGGTACATGCCCACAGACGGCAGCGCGAGCATCGTGAACCTGCTCTCCATCACGGCGAAGCTGGGCACCGGTGGCCCGGCCGATGCCGGATTCGGTCCGTTCCTGCCCAGCACTGCGGCCTACGGGGCGTCAAAGGCTGCGCTGCAAAACCTGACCGCCAGCCTCTCGCACGAGCTGGCCGGCCGGCGGATCCGCGTCAATGGAATTGCCCCGGGCTTCGTTCAGACGCCGATGATGGGAGAGGTTCCCGTGGATGAGAGGCTCCTGGGTCAGGTGCCGATGAAGCGCTTCGCGAGGCCCGAAGAGATCGCCGACGCGGTCGCCTTCCTCATCAGCGAGCAGGCCAGCTACATCACCGGCATAAGCCTCGACATCAACGGCGGCTGGCTTACCTGCTGA
- a CDS encoding flavocytochrome c, whose translation MREHTYDLIVVGSGIAGQTAATSAAEAGLNVVLLEKTASLGGSSAMSGGWFAFTGTEEQEAEGIEDSPELFLQDMLEVGQYLNDTALLQAYLTHQQETYRWLKHHGVEFREVEISSGQSARRSHNSVITEVLASLHRDFTAAGGRTLLNYRAVRLVQDDSGRVTGVITRSEQSEEKFTATAGVILATGGFSRGTELLKTFAPEQLAAIPYGGKGNTGDGLRMAWKLGAGMADMSFVSGTYGSHPDTGEDFHELLTAYYMGAVIVNKHGRRFVDESQDYKTLGRVVLDQPEGLGFEIFDAKVRAKSHRGIPLKDIDTLEDIGHVHKADTLEELAEIAGIDPGALAETIRLYNAAVVGGQPDEVGRSNLCNGVGELLPIDEAPFYAYPAKSLMTTTYCGVTITDRGQVRDVNGEVIDGLYAIGEVTGGFHGAAYITGTSLGKGAVFGRIAAEHAASRLGVGVR comes from the coding sequence ATGCGCGAACATACATACGATCTGATTGTCGTCGGCTCCGGCATCGCCGGGCAGACGGCCGCAACCTCAGCTGCTGAGGCGGGCCTGAACGTGGTCCTGCTGGAAAAAACCGCAAGCCTTGGCGGGTCTTCCGCGATGAGCGGCGGCTGGTTCGCGTTCACCGGCACCGAAGAGCAGGAAGCGGAGGGCATCGAGGACTCTCCCGAACTGTTCCTGCAGGACATGCTCGAGGTCGGACAGTACCTCAACGACACCGCCTTGCTGCAGGCCTACCTCACCCACCAGCAGGAGACCTACCGGTGGCTCAAGCATCACGGAGTGGAGTTCCGCGAGGTGGAGATCAGTTCCGGGCAGTCGGCACGCCGCAGCCACAACTCGGTGATAACGGAAGTCCTGGCCTCACTCCACCGCGACTTCACCGCCGCCGGAGGACGGACGCTCCTCAACTACCGGGCCGTGCGGCTGGTGCAGGACGACTCGGGACGGGTCACGGGGGTGATCACCCGGTCAGAACAGTCCGAGGAAAAGTTCACGGCAACAGCTGGTGTCATCCTGGCCACCGGCGGATTCAGCCGAGGGACTGAGCTGCTGAAGACCTTCGCTCCCGAGCAGTTGGCCGCCATCCCTTACGGGGGAAAGGGCAATACCGGGGACGGATTGCGGATGGCGTGGAAGCTCGGTGCCGGCATGGCCGACATGTCATTCGTCAGCGGAACGTACGGCTCCCACCCGGACACCGGCGAGGACTTCCACGAACTGCTGACGGCCTACTACATGGGGGCCGTCATCGTGAACAAGCACGGCCGGCGCTTCGTCGACGAGTCCCAGGATTACAAGACACTTGGCCGAGTGGTCCTGGACCAGCCCGAGGGACTCGGCTTCGAAATCTTCGATGCGAAAGTACGGGCGAAGTCCCACAGGGGCATCCCGCTGAAGGACATCGATACCCTCGAGGACATCGGACACGTGCACAAAGCCGACACCCTCGAGGAACTCGCCGAAATTGCCGGCATTGACCCTGGCGCCCTGGCCGAGACGATCCGTCTCTACAACGCCGCCGTTGTCGGTGGGCAACCGGACGAGGTCGGTCGGAGCAACCTGTGTAACGGGGTCGGTGAACTGCTGCCCATCGACGAGGCTCCCTTCTACGCCTACCCCGCCAAGTCACTGATGACCACCACGTACTGCGGCGTGACGATCACCGATCGAGGGCAGGTCCGCGACGTCAACGGCGAGGTCATCGACGGGCTCTACGCCATCGGAGAAGTCACCGGCGGATTCCACGGTGCGGCTTACATCACGGGCACGTCCCTGGGCAAGGGCGCCGTGTTCGGCCGCATTGCGGCCGAGCACGCCGCCTCAAGGCTTGGCGTCGGCGTCCGATGA
- a CDS encoding FAD-dependent oxidoreductase: MSHHENVDETRQVDVVVVGSGVSGSAAAMTAARSGANVALLEKSDTFGGSAALSAGMFWTAPTVEAYQARIPLGNLELGARVVGDYQEALAELRASGVRVADEPKQDIMTFGIGYSTDIHATLAWCRAEIIAAGGQVHTNAPVIELLHDGRRVTGVIAREDGKRLVRYEAKAVIVATGGFQGARDELTRHIGPNADRLMLRSNPGSVGDGLRLARSAGAGGTTAMSTFYGHLLPYPVGRFQAQDYLPYSQYYSGSTVLVNLLGERFTDETNGDELLNQAVTFQPQARGVLIFDEHVRSTEAIEEPFPGLGATDRFATAVEAGGFHAVAGSLPELLDQVAAWGIDREALGLSLESYTDAVASGGGVARGIKVSGTARAPQQGPFYALMVQPSITFTFGGVRTNTDGEALDHDGRPIPGLYAAGADIGGLSNYGYAGGLAPGYITGRWAGRSASQQASAVEINRGTASISPAYATTNGETA; encoded by the coding sequence ATGTCACATCATGAAAACGTTGACGAGACACGCCAGGTGGACGTCGTCGTCGTCGGGTCCGGGGTCAGCGGCTCAGCCGCGGCCATGACGGCGGCCCGGTCCGGGGCGAACGTGGCGCTGCTGGAGAAGTCGGACACCTTCGGCGGGTCAGCCGCCCTGTCGGCAGGCATGTTCTGGACCGCGCCCACCGTCGAGGCCTACCAAGCCCGCATCCCCCTGGGAAACCTGGAGCTCGGCGCACGAGTGGTGGGGGACTACCAAGAGGCGCTCGCCGAGCTGCGCGCCTCGGGCGTGAGAGTGGCCGATGAGCCCAAGCAGGACATCATGACGTTCGGCATCGGCTACTCGACCGACATTCACGCAACCCTTGCCTGGTGCAGGGCGGAAATCATCGCAGCGGGAGGCCAGGTACACACCAATGCGCCGGTGATCGAGCTGCTTCACGACGGCCGCCGCGTCACGGGGGTGATTGCCCGTGAGGATGGGAAGCGCCTGGTGCGCTACGAAGCAAAGGCGGTCATTGTGGCCACCGGCGGCTTCCAAGGCGCCCGCGATGAACTCACCCGCCACATTGGTCCAAACGCCGATCGGCTGATGCTGCGTTCCAATCCCGGCAGCGTCGGCGACGGGCTGCGCCTGGCCCGCTCTGCCGGAGCAGGGGGCACGACGGCGATGAGCACCTTCTACGGGCACCTGCTTCCCTATCCCGTTGGCCGGTTCCAGGCGCAGGACTACCTGCCGTACTCGCAGTACTACTCCGGCTCCACCGTGCTGGTGAACCTGCTTGGAGAGCGGTTCACGGATGAGACGAACGGTGACGAACTGCTCAACCAGGCCGTCACCTTCCAACCACAGGCCCGGGGGGTGCTGATTTTCGACGAGCACGTGCGCAGCACCGAAGCGATCGAGGAACCGTTCCCAGGTCTTGGAGCCACTGACCGGTTCGCTACGGCAGTGGAAGCCGGCGGCTTCCACGCGGTGGCCGGCAGTCTGCCCGAGCTGCTGGACCAGGTCGCGGCATGGGGAATCGACCGCGAAGCCCTGGGCCTTAGCCTGGAATCCTACACCGATGCGGTGGCCTCCGGCGGAGGAGTCGCGCGCGGCATCAAGGTCTCCGGCACGGCCCGCGCCCCGCAACAGGGACCTTTCTACGCCCTGATGGTCCAGCCATCCATCACCTTCACCTTCGGGGGAGTGCGCACCAACACCGACGGCGAGGCCCTTGACCATGACGGCCGGCCCATCCCCGGCCTCTACGCCGCAGGAGCCGACATCGGCGGGCTGTCCAACTACGGCTACGCTGGAGGGCTGGCACCGGGATACATCACCGGACGCTGGGCCGGTCGATCCGCATCCCAACAGGCCTCCGCCGTCGAAATCAACCGCGGCACGGCCTCCATCAGCCCCGCGTACGCGACGACAAACGGAGAAACAGCATGA
- a CDS encoding FAD-dependent oxidoreductase has translation MRTTADVLVIGGGGSGMSAAISAATSGATVILLEKCPKVGGSTAMSVGSFTAANTSYQYRAGVNDSIELFVEDMKVANGHFEDRENKELRRILAENAGPTVEWLSSIGVQFLGPTPEPPYEKPRMHNVLPNSSAYASALLRECRKRGVEVRTSMRVEKLLRNAAGEIIGAHANGTEFFGRRGVILATGDYSASTEMKAEFVGEAASKVPPVNQNSTGDGFKLGTDVGGVMIQMDRLYEGLRFAPSKRPDPIKILPSHPWLSKAMRIVVERLPKNLLAYVIRGALTSWVGPNNTMYQAGAILVGHSGNRIANEDSDKLMARAAAADGKNTAFMIFDERVARKFSSWPNPVSTFPGVAYAYVDDYKRFRPDVYHRAETIEELATSIGVTPSVLKSTVEEWNADVANGKDSRFDRQHLGDGVGQGPFYALGPMNAFITLADGGLAVDTHLRVTQAGGEAIPGLWAAGSTGQGGLQLLNHGLHIGWAMVSGRLAGRNVAQAQNRLDLEAVESVAVG, from the coding sequence ATGAGAACCACCGCGGATGTCCTCGTCATCGGTGGAGGCGGCTCAGGAATGAGTGCGGCCATCTCCGCAGCGACCAGCGGGGCCACTGTGATCCTGCTCGAAAAGTGCCCCAAGGTCGGGGGCAGCACCGCAATGTCGGTCGGGTCATTCACGGCGGCAAACACCTCTTACCAGTACCGCGCCGGCGTCAACGACAGCATCGAGCTGTTCGTCGAGGACATGAAGGTGGCCAACGGCCACTTCGAGGACCGGGAGAACAAGGAGCTGCGCCGCATCCTGGCCGAGAACGCCGGACCGACCGTGGAATGGCTCTCCAGCATCGGCGTACAGTTCCTCGGACCGACCCCCGAGCCTCCGTACGAGAAGCCACGGATGCACAACGTCCTGCCGAACTCCTCCGCCTACGCTTCGGCTCTGCTCCGCGAATGCAGGAAGCGCGGCGTTGAAGTGCGCACCTCCATGCGCGTGGAGAAACTCCTCCGCAACGCCGCGGGCGAGATCATCGGAGCACACGCCAACGGAACCGAATTCTTTGGGCGCCGCGGCGTCATCCTGGCCACCGGTGACTACTCCGCCTCGACCGAGATGAAGGCCGAGTTCGTCGGAGAGGCTGCCTCCAAGGTGCCGCCGGTGAACCAAAACAGCACCGGGGACGGGTTCAAGCTGGGCACCGACGTCGGTGGAGTCATGATCCAGATGGACCGCCTCTACGAAGGACTGCGGTTCGCTCCCTCAAAGCGGCCCGACCCCATCAAGATCCTGCCCTCGCATCCTTGGCTCTCCAAGGCCATGCGCATCGTCGTCGAGCGGCTGCCAAAAAACCTGCTCGCCTACGTCATTCGTGGCGCCCTGACCAGCTGGGTGGGACCGAACAACACGATGTACCAGGCAGGAGCCATCCTGGTGGGGCATTCCGGGAATCGGATTGCCAACGAAGACTCAGACAAGCTCATGGCGCGCGCCGCGGCGGCTGATGGGAAGAACACAGCATTCATGATCTTTGACGAGCGCGTGGCCAGGAAATTCTCCAGCTGGCCCAACCCCGTCTCCACCTTCCCCGGGGTGGCCTACGCCTATGTCGACGACTACAAGCGTTTCCGGCCTGACGTCTACCACCGGGCTGAAACCATCGAGGAACTCGCTACGAGCATCGGGGTCACGCCCTCAGTTCTGAAATCCACGGTCGAGGAATGGAACGCCGATGTCGCCAACGGGAAAGACAGCAGGTTCGACCGGCAGCACCTGGGGGACGGCGTCGGGCAGGGGCCGTTCTACGCTCTGGGCCCGATGAACGCTTTCATCACCCTTGCCGACGGCGGTCTCGCCGTGGACACCCATCTGCGTGTGACACAGGCCGGCGGCGAGGCAATACCGGGGCTCTGGGCCGCAGGATCCACAGGCCAGGGCGGCCTCCAGCTCCTCAACCACGGCCTGCATATCGGATGGGCGATGGTCTCCGGCCGCCTCGCCGGCCGCAACGTGGCCCAGGCCCAAAACCGCCTCGATCTTGAGGCCGTTGAGAGCGTCGCAGTCGGCTGA
- a CDS encoding TOPRIM nucleotidyl transferase/hydrolase domain-containing protein — MQATTVLVEGESDRLAVETLAVRLGHDLAAERVSVVPMGGATSIVHFLDRYGPNGGGERLLGLCDAGEARGIARALDRAGIGSGPLDGLGFHVCDADLEDELIRCLGIDAVLEVIAAQGELASFRLLQRQPSQRERPTTAQLRRFFGGRSGNKVRYAPLLVDALPAGHAPPPLARLVASFSQ; from the coding sequence ATGCAGGCGACTACGGTGTTGGTTGAGGGCGAGAGTGACCGGCTGGCGGTCGAGACGCTGGCCGTTCGCCTTGGCCATGACCTGGCAGCCGAGCGGGTATCGGTCGTACCGATGGGAGGTGCCACCAGCATCGTCCATTTCCTCGACCGCTACGGCCCGAATGGTGGGGGCGAGCGGTTGCTTGGTCTGTGTGATGCAGGTGAGGCCCGTGGCATCGCCCGTGCGCTCGACCGGGCAGGCATAGGGTCCGGTCCGCTGGACGGGCTGGGGTTCCACGTCTGTGACGCCGACCTGGAGGACGAACTCATCCGCTGCCTTGGGATCGATGCCGTGCTCGAAGTCATCGCGGCTCAAGGCGAGCTCGCGTCGTTCCGGCTGCTCCAACGCCAGCCGTCACAGCGAGAGCGGCCCACAACGGCGCAATTGCGCCGTTTCTTCGGAGGACGCAGCGGTAACAAGGTCCGATACGCGCCACTGCTGGTCGACGCCTTGCCGGCCGGACATGCGCCCCCGCCGCTCGCCCGCCTCGTTGCATCATTCTCACAGTGA
- a CDS encoding MFS transporter, whose translation MLYTVNYSDKILLGLVAQPLKDEFGLTSAQIGLTASVFFFAFSAGGFFAGLINKWASLKWSLMALAVIWAACMVPMIVAGSFMVLLASRFLLGLTEGPSGALIHTAVYSWHPVERRSMPGAFIASSSSLAKIAVAPALALLIVQFGWHSAFVAMLVVGLGWCALWYFTWRPGPYGEVRIPAVKGSATDSSPSVPWMSIFRTPTFLGAVAAVVPMYALLTVVLTWLPSYFEVGLGFTRLQAGAMFGFPSMAAMLAMFASTYFSDRFMSRGVSSRIMRGIVPASGLLVCGLSMAVLPYIGTPIVVVAVVSIGYGIGCILAPIMNAAISQICPKHQVAGSLGMFLALMALGGIVAPPLTGLIVDQAVSAAVGYAQSFQVFGIAAIVGAVLAMILVNPARDAVRVMAQLRSAD comes from the coding sequence TTGCTCTACACCGTTAACTACAGCGACAAGATCCTGCTCGGACTTGTCGCCCAACCCCTCAAGGACGAATTCGGCCTCACCTCGGCCCAAATCGGGCTGACCGCCAGCGTGTTCTTCTTCGCGTTCTCGGCCGGCGGATTCTTTGCCGGACTGATCAACAAGTGGGCCTCCCTCAAATGGTCGCTGATGGCGTTGGCCGTCATTTGGGCGGCCTGCATGGTGCCCATGATCGTCGCCGGCAGTTTCATGGTCCTCCTGGCCAGCCGCTTCCTGCTCGGTCTGACAGAGGGTCCTTCCGGTGCTCTCATCCACACGGCCGTGTATTCATGGCACCCAGTGGAAAGGCGTTCGATGCCCGGGGCGTTCATCGCATCCTCAAGTTCGCTGGCAAAGATCGCCGTTGCACCGGCATTGGCGTTACTCATTGTGCAGTTCGGCTGGCATTCCGCCTTCGTGGCCATGCTGGTGGTGGGCCTGGGCTGGTGTGCACTGTGGTACTTCACCTGGCGGCCGGGGCCCTATGGCGAAGTCCGGATCCCAGCCGTCAAGGGTTCGGCCACGGATTCATCTCCCTCTGTTCCGTGGATGTCGATCTTCCGCACGCCGACCTTCCTGGGTGCGGTTGCGGCCGTGGTCCCCATGTACGCGCTGCTGACCGTTGTCCTCACGTGGTTGCCGTCATACTTCGAGGTCGGATTGGGTTTCACCCGCCTACAGGCTGGAGCGATGTTCGGCTTCCCCAGCATGGCCGCCATGCTCGCAATGTTCGCCAGCACGTACTTCAGCGACAGGTTCATGAGCCGGGGCGTGAGTTCAAGGATCATGAGGGGAATCGTCCCGGCGTCAGGACTCCTTGTCTGTGGCCTGTCCATGGCCGTGCTGCCCTATATCGGCACTCCCATCGTGGTCGTGGCAGTTGTCTCCATCGGCTACGGAATCGGCTGCATCCTCGCTCCCATCATGAACGCTGCCATTTCGCAGATCTGTCCCAAGCATCAGGTGGCGGGTTCGCTGGGCATGTTCCTTGCCCTGATGGCCCTCGGAGGCATCGTGGCTCCGCCCTTGACGGGACTGATCGTGGACCAGGCAGTTTCAGCGGCCGTCGGATACGCACAATCCTTCCAAGTATTCGGCATTGCTGCGATTGTCGGCGCGGTTCTGGCCATGATCCTGGTGAACCCCGCCCGTGACGCGGTACGGGTGATGGCACAGCTTAGGAGTGCTGACTGA